GAATCGCTTAACAGTTGGCTGATGGGGAGCTGTGTCCGAAAACGCTGCAAGTCCGGGCGCAAGCATCtcccttcaaaaaaaaaagtgttaAGTGTGCACATGACCAAAAGATTCAAATTGGTCAAACGCCGGACTTGTGATAAATAATGGGAAGTACACTGGTAGCAGACTACCAcaaaagtttcaaaaaaaaagaactaCCACAAAAGGGTCACAAACTCACAAACACGAACAGAGAATCCAATCCGTATCCGGTATCCCCTCTAAAGAAAGCGAAAGCTTGCGACGTATATgaagctgacaggtgggccaaCACCTCTCAATAAAATTAAAACCCCACAGGCTCCGCCATCTTTCCATTTTCCCCCcataataaaaaaaaaaaaacagaacggAGGCTTCATATACGGAggcttctgcttcggcttcggcTTCCATTCCGTTCCCTTGCCTTTTGCGGAAAGCCGGAAAGCGAAACGAACCCCCCGCCCTCGTCGCCGGCCGGCCGCCATGGTGACGACTCGCAGCGGAGGGAGAGGTGGAGGGAAGCGCGGCCGCGGCGCGAAGCGCCCGGCGGCATCGTCCTCCCTGCTGCTCTCGCCGACCAAGCGCGGCAAGGTGAActcgagctcctcctcctcctccacaaagCGCAAAGCGGGAATACGGTATTGGTTGGATGGAGCTGACGTGGACTGGAATCGCAGGCGGAGAAGGCGTCGGAGGCCTCCGCGCCCGAAGCtggggcggcgccggcggcggggacGCGCTCGGGCCCCAAACCGTGGGCGAAGCTGCTTTCGCAGTGCTCGCAGGTGCGTGCGTGTGTTGGGTTTGACAGTTTGACTCTCGACATTTACTTGGGCGCCAGCCAACATTCCGTATTGTGCTCTTCGGGTCTTCCTGGTGGTTCTTCCCTGGATTCTTGATCTGAAGCGGCTTCTTCACGGTTCTTGCCGTTTGGTCGTCTGCGTTGTGCCATTTCGGAGCCTACATGCATTCTGTGCATCGGTTCGGGAACCTGTACGGCATTTGTGCAATTTGTTTGTTTGTGGTCTTTGGGTTCTAGCTTTTACTTTTAGCGCCTTGCATCAAGTCCACGTGTTCTGCACTTCTGGTTGCTGGTGCAGAACAGTGTCCACATTCTGTGCAGTTTCTTGAATGTTCTTGGAATCCGTTAGTTATCAGTGGTTTCTTGGTCCGGAGGAATTCCTTGATTGGAGTATTAGGATTATTCCGAAAGTTGTACCGTTGTCGTTTCTCTTTCGTAGGGATCATAATGGTTTTTAGGACAAGGACATGTTCTAATGGAGTTATTAAACCACCATTTCTGATTTTATTATAACATACTCGTAGAAGGTCAAACGTAGGTGAACGTCTGAAATATTCTTCTCGGTGTGGTGACTGCAAGAAAGTCTGTATTTAATCTTCATGGGATCTTTCTGCATCTCAAATGTGTGAGAACCTGTAATTTTGTCGTCATGGTTCATAAATTTTGAGTTACCTCTTTTATTTTGTGATCAATCAGCTGAAAACATTCCTCAGTCTATTTGTAACTTGTGCATTTGTTTTTTTAATTTACCTTAATTAATCAGGCCATATTGCTCATTTGATATTAACTGATGTTGAATATCAACCATCTGTGATTGCAGACCCCCCATGTTCCTATCTTTGGCAACCAAATTTCTGTTGGTAACGATAAAAACAGTGACATATGGTTGGATGACCAAACTGTTAGTCAAGAACTATGCATATTGCGGCGTCTTGAGGTCCTTTATGCTTCTCCTTTGTTAGAATGCAGTTATTTGTTATGTTTGTTGACTTCTTGCATAAACTTggtctttttttttcattttccagcaAGGAGGTTCATGTGAGTTACAGGTCACGGGAAAAAATGGTGAGGTTGcaataaataaaagaaaaactggAAGAGACTCCAAAGTTCCCCTCATAGGAGGGGATGAAGTTGTTTTCGGTCAATGTGGCAAGCATGCCTATGTATCCATACATTATCAAATTTTGTTCATACACCATACATGTCCATTTCATTCTTCTGTCCATTCTCTATTGATTTGGATGCTAATAGGTACTTCAGCAATGATACAATGAGTCAGATTTGTTAGTTTGACTTCCTATCTTGAGTGATCCATAACATGCTGGCAGATTTTTCAGCATCCTCTAAGGGGTAATGAAGTTACTGCTGGATCGGCTGGAGAGAATAACCAGAGGGTAGTCGGATCTGGTAAGATTACAATTAATTACGTATGATCAGTTTGGATATTGTAGGACCAACTTTAATTGAGGTTGACTTGACTGGGTGAATTTTGAAGCTCTTGAAAATCAGAGCGATTGCATCAGGTCTAGTCCATCAGCTTCTTTGCCTCCGAGCGGATGGCAAGCTTTTAAGGATGGACTGAAACAAGAGATTCTGAGCCCAAAGGATATTGAAGTAACCTTTGATAATTTCCCATATTATCTCAGGTAATATGCTAGTTCTAGATTATACAGTCTTGTGTATTTTCATTAAGAGCTCTGTTATCTTCCAGTTTTTCTCtgaactttttctttttctgtttgttcatcagatttcagTATTTTGCCAAAATAATTGGGCCAAAGCAATCTATCCTTTGCTATAGTTTTGGTGGCTTGGTCCTAAATACCACCTTTTTTTATTAATCTGTGCTCGTTTCGTGCAGTGAGAGCACAAAGGAGATACTCTTATCATCTGCATTCATACACATGAAAAAGAAGTCTAGGAAATTCTTACCAAAACTTTCACCTTTAGACCAGCGAATTCTGTTATCTGGCCCACCAGGTAATTTTtatgaattttttattttgttgtgACAAAATAATGTCACGGAGCTGTGTTACACACATTGTTATGCCTAGCTGGCAATTTCTTGGTGTTTGCTTTTCTGTATGTCTCTAACTATTTGGCAAAAACTTGCTTCTAGGGTCTGAAATTTACCAGGAAAGATTGATAAAGGCACTTTCAAAGCGTTTTGATGCTAGACTTCTGATACTTGATTCTCTTATGCTGTGTGGTGTAAGTTCTACATGAGCTCCCTTTACTGATATACACAGTTCAAAATTTTACCAAACTTTTCAAGTTTTCAACTCCTCAATATGTAAGCAGAAACATACATATTATTGATTAAGAGATAATATTCTAGCAGACGTCTTCTAAGTTTGGAGAGTCCATAAAGGATGTCCGGAGGGATGTTGCACCTTCTAGTTCAGGAGATGATATTGTGGGGACATCCAACAGACACACTTTCGAAGAAGGTTTTTGTTGCCCGtttctttatttttctatattaaCATTTAACTCTTTCTTTAATTGAACTCTGAACTTCTTAAGCAATGTATATTGTGGTAATCTTATGTGAGATAAGTTTTCAACATTTCTTCAGCTTCGGAACTTCGGCCAGACTCTTCTGGTGGAGGAGTTGATAGCATTGCTTTAGGAAAGTTAATTGAGGTAATGGCTGTTATAGGCGATCATCCTCACTACACTTTTTTTTCCATATTACTGCCTGTAACAACATGGTTTTGGTTTTCAATGCCTTTCAGGTCATTTCAGAAGAAAGCAAAAGCAGTAGTTTGATTGTGTTACTCAAGGATGTAGAGAAATCATTCACCGAATGTAGAGAATCGCATGCATCACTAAGTGAACTTCCTGCTGGTGTTCTGATAATTGGGTCTCAGATTCATGCAGAGAACCTCAAGGATCAGGTATACCTGTGCACCTATTAgggaataaaatgaaatttggatTAGAAGTTGTCAAGACATAAAGGATGAAGCATGTTTGGGTTAGAGTTGGACAAAATGCTTACATGTAGGCTGTCCCTGAAAGGTTATTTGTCCTTGAATTATCATTGAAGTAACAAGTCGGTGGGAAGTTATATTTCCATGCTTTCCCTATTTCTATGAAAAATGTTAACAGTAACAGTGTGCTCTGTACTGTTTTGTAGTCTCATCCTGGAGTTCCGGGGCTTCCTAGAGACATCCAGGCACTGCTTGATATTATTATGGTAACATTTTCATCCGTTTGCATATTATTTTTCTGTGGGTCTATAAAATTTCTTGACATGCAACAGTTAATATTTTTAAGCCTGCTGTAGTTTTTTTCTGCATTTAGTGGTACAATATCAATTATGTTTGATCCTTTTTTTAATGCATGTTTAAAAAATGCAGGAAACCTTCCCAAGCAACTTTCCTACCAAGCCAATGGATTCCTTGAAAGACAGAAGCAAATGTCCTACCAAGTCAATGGAGCATCTAAATAATCTTTTCCCTAATAAAATTTGCATTAAACTTCCCCAGGTATTGTCATCCTTAGGCACTTATGTTACACATTGTGCATGTTGATGGTACTTTGTTTAACCTGGAGATTTTTATATACGTTTTTTGGGCAGAATGAAGCACAGCTATCTGATTTCAAGAAACAACTAGATTGTGATACTGAAACCCTTAGAGCTAAAGCCAATATTCTTAATATTCGTAAGGTAAGCTGCAATTAAGGTATACGCTTAAACATTTGGCTGGAACATTTTATTGGAATGTAAACTATGTGTACCATCACACTTAAGTGATTCTGAAATAGAATTTTATGATACATTGATACTTCATACTTTATTCGAGTTGTATATTCCTTTTTTAATGTTATATGCACTTGAAATTTATTTCCTTATTAGCTTTCTTCTATAATATCATCATGGAAATGGCCTTGAAATTTGAAGCAATACTTGCTAGAATGCTAGTCCCTGATAGGCCAATACCTTTTATGGCCACATCTTCAGCTGTTCATTCCATCCCTGATCTGAAGTGTGAACCCCCCGAACAAATGTTATGTCTCTTACAATGTTTCGTCATTGTAGTTTCTGATCAGCAGAGGAATTGAATGCAATGAAATTGAATGCAATGATCTTCAAGAATTACCTATCAAAGATCAATTACTAACTAATGAAAGTAAGGTGTTTCTACCTTCTCATGGACCAATTCTTTCATCCTTTTCATTTCAATAATAACACTAttgtaaaaaaatatatattgttTTGATTTACTTCAGATTTGGAAAAGATTGTTGGATATGCTATTAGTTATCACCTTCATGACAGTGAACCCCCAAATGATGGCAAATGGGTACTTCCAATCGAAAGGTAAAAATACGAAgctaatataaacatcaattgatCCTTCTGTGGAATGCTAAGTAGCATTGTGGATACAGGCTCAAGCATGGATTCAGTATGTTACAGATTGCACAGAGTGGAGCTAAGAGATCAAAGAATGCACTAATGGTGACCCCTCCATCTCTATATATATCTGGTTACAAGTCCCTGATACTCAAATTCATGCAAGTCGTTTTTTCAGGATGTGGTCACAGAGAATGAATTTGAGAAAAATCTTCTATCAAATATTATCTCACCAAATGACACTGGAGTTACCTTTGCGAACATTGGAGCCCTGGACAATTTGAAAGATACACTGAGGGAATTGATAATGCTCCCTCTGCAAAGATCTGAATTGTACAGCAAAGGGCAGCTAACGAAGGTGCTCGCCTAATTTTAAAAGAGCAAAGTGGCCCGACATATTTGCCTACTAACTATCAGTTACATTTGGAAGTACTACCAATGCATTTCTTTCTGGCAGCCTGTGAAGGGAATACTGCTCTTTGGACCTCCTGGAACAGGTAAAACATTGCTTGCAAAAGCAGTAGCAACTGAGGCAGGTGCAAACTTTATCAATGTATCAATGTCAAGCATTACCTCAAAGGTACTATTCAACAGAAACAGTTGGTATTCGCattggagggggggggggggggggggggggggaggggtgcAGAAACTCGGTTCTCGTTGCTATTTTTTTGTCAGAAGATGTTCCGTTAAATCTgatgacaatttttttttttttgttcagtgGGTTGGAGATCAAGAGAAATACGTCAAGGCCATTTTTTCTCTAGCTAGTAAATTATCTCCTGCAGTAATATTTGTTGATGAGGTGTGCAAGCAAATGGGTTGTCCATTGTTTTATTCTGTGTTTTGCACTCACAACTGTGTCTTTTCCTTTAATAACAGGTTGACAGTTTGCTAGGAATAAGGGGAGGACCAAGGGAGCATGAGGCAACGCGCAAGATGAAAAATGAATTTATGATACAGTGGGATGGTTTGCATACTAAAGAGCAAGAACGCGTAATCGTTCTTGGAGCCACAAATAGGCCATTTGACCTTGATGATGCTGTTATTCGAAGGTTTCCTCGCAGGTAAGCTTTTATGATCCCCTGAACTAGACTGATTTTGTATCCATTCCTTAACTCTTTGCACCAAGTCTTATTGGCAGATTAATGGTGAGCCTTCCTGACAAGTCAAATAGAGAAAAGATTTTGAAAGTAATACTATCCAAAGAAACATTAGAACCAGATGTGGATCTTGAATCAATTGCCAAAATGGCTGATGGATATTCAGGAAGTGACTTGAAGGTATGTTGCTGTGCCTTAAGACTCTTCAGAAATGAGAAGGGATTGCAAACTTATCATAATGATCCCTTCCCTGCAGAATCTCTGTGTAACTGCGGCACATCGTCCCATTCGtgaaattattgagaaggaaaAGAAGGTGTGCGCAGAACCTCCATCTATGGTTTAGCCGTTTTGATGCATCTCACACCATCTCTGTCTCTTGGTAGCGCTAAAATATCATTTGTTTGATACAGGAGAAGAGTCTGGCAATAGCTGAAGGTAGACCTGAGCCTCCGTTGTATGGAAAGAAGGACATTCGCCCACTTGGAATGGATGACTTGAAATTTGCGCTTGGACAGGTGAAGGAATAGTTAATTCCTACCTATTTCTGGCATGCTATGGGCACTTCTGCTGTTAAGATTACCTTTTCCCTTAGCACATGTTATAAGCACATGATAATCAGTTGAGCTTTTCACTGTAGGTGTGTGCTAGCGTTCCATCTGATTCAGAAACCATGGCCCAAATTTCTGAGTGGAATGATGAGTTTGGAAGCGGCAGCGGGTCGAGAAAGAAGAAGACTCTACCGACACAACAGTCCACATACTTCATGTAGCTGAACTCGAATATAGAGAAACAGCAGCATCTGTACAGTTGCTTTATACTTGCCAAACAGGCATGTCCTCACAAGTAGCCATTCCTGATCCTGAATAGGTCAGGTTTTTTTCCTGCTCCAACATACAGCTGCCATCGCCTGACACACTCCCCTGTACTTAGTTAGATTGCCTAATGAAGTACTCGTATCTGGAGTCAGAGGATTGATATGATTTTTTTGCTGTTGTAACTGAGATCTGTAGTCGTTGCCCCATACCATCTTCTTACACCCTTTTAACTATTCtgcaaattcttttttttttttctttgtataAAACTATTCTGCAATTCGGGATAGGCCTTACATGTAAAGAACAGATAATATGAATTAGAGATAGCCGTGAATTGGTGTCAATTTGATTGATTGCTGCAGAGATAGCCTGGTTATATATAATGGCAATATCTTATAATATATTTTGTTGTACTTAACAACTCTGAGCTGCTGCTTGCCTACGAAATTAGCTGTAATTTCTGATAATGGGTAACCGCGGTATGGAT
The sequence above is drawn from the Miscanthus floridulus cultivar M001 chromosome 15, ASM1932011v1, whole genome shotgun sequence genome and encodes:
- the LOC136507550 gene encoding uncharacterized protein isoform X1 encodes the protein MVTTRSGGRGGGKRGRGAKRPAASSSLLLSPTKRGKAEKASEASAPEAGAAPAAGTRSGPKPWAKLLSQCSQTPHVPIFGNQISVGNDKNSDIWLDDQTVSQELCILRRLEQGGSCELQVTGKNGEVAINKRKTGRDSKVPLIGGDEVVFGQCGKHAYIFQHPLRGNEVTAGSAGENNQRVVGSALENQSDCIRSSPSASLPPSGWQAFKDGLKQEILSPKDIEVTFDNFPYYLSESTKEILLSSAFIHMKKKSRKFLPKLSPLDQRILLSGPPGSEIYQERLIKALSKRFDARLLILDSLMLCGQTSSKFGESIKDVRRDVAPSSSGDDIVGTSNRHTFEEASELRPDSSGGGVDSIALGKLIEVISEESKSSSLIVLLKDVEKSFTECRESHASLSELPAGVLIIGSQIHAENLKDQSHPGVPGLPRDIQALLDIIMETFPSNFPTKPMDSLKDRSKCPTKSMEHLNNLFPNKICIKLPQNEAQLSDFKKQLDCDTETLRAKANILNIRKFLISRGIECNEIECNDLQELPIKDQLLTNENLEKIVGYAISYHLHDSEPPNDGKWVLPIERLKHGFSMLQIAQSGAKRSKNALMDVVTENEFEKNLLSNIISPNDTGVTFANIGALDNLKDTLRELIMLPLQRSELYSKGQLTKPVKGILLFGPPGTGKTLLAKAVATEAGANFINVSMSSITSKWVGDQEKYVKAIFSLASKLSPAVIFVDEVDSLLGIRGGPREHEATRKMKNEFMIQWDGLHTKEQERVIVLGATNRPFDLDDAVIRRFPRRLMVSLPDKSNREKILKVILSKETLEPDVDLESIAKMADGYSGSDLKNLCVTAAHRPIREIIEKEKKEKSLAIAEGRPEPPLYGKKDIRPLGMDDLKFALGQVCASVPSDSETMAQISEWNDEFGSGSGSRKKKTLPTQQSTYFM
- the LOC136507550 gene encoding uncharacterized protein isoform X3 translates to MVTTRSGGRGGGKRGRGAKRPAASSSLLLSPTKRGKAEKASEASAPEAGAAPAAGTRSGPKPWAKLLSQCSQTPHVPIFGNQISVGNDKNSDIWLDDQTVSQELCILRRLEQGGSCELQVTGKNGEVAINKRKTGRDSKVPLIGGDEVVFGQCGKHAYIFQHPLRGNEVTAGSAGENNQRVVGSALENQSDCIRSSPSASLPPSGWQAFKDGLKQEILSPKDIEVTFDNFPYYLSESTKEILLSSAFIHMKKKSRKFLPKLSPLDQRILLSGPPGSEIYQERLIKALSKRFDARLLILDSLMLCGQTSSKFGESIKDVRRDVAPSSSGDDIVGTSNRHTFEEASELRPDSSGGGVDSIALGKLIEVISEESKSSSLIVLLKDVEKSFTECRESHASLSELPAGVLIIGSQIHAENLKDQSHPGVPGLPRDIQALLDIIMETFPSNFPTKPMDSLKDRSKCPTKSMEHLNNLFPNKICIKLPQNEAQLSDFKKQLDCDTETLRAKANILNIRKFLISRGIECNEIECNDLQELPIKDQLLTNENLEKIVGYAISYHLHDSEPPNDGKWVLPIERLKHGFSMLQIAQSGAKRSKNALMDVVTENEFEKNLLSNIISPNDTGVTFANIGALDNLKDTLRELIMLPLQRSELYSKGQLTKPVKGILLFGPPGTGKTLLAKAVATEAGANFINVSMSSITSKVDSLLGIRGGPREHEATRKMKNEFMIQWDGLHTKEQERVIVLGATNRPFDLDDAVIRRFPRRLMVSLPDKSNREKILKVILSKETLEPDVDLESIAKMADGYSGSDLKNLCVTAAHRPIREIIEKEKKEKSLAIAEGRPEPPLYGKKDIRPLGMDDLKFALGQVCASVPSDSETMAQISEWNDEFGSGSGSRKKKTLPTQQSTYFM
- the LOC136507550 gene encoding uncharacterized protein isoform X2, giving the protein MVTTRSGGRGGGKRGRGAKRPAASSSLLLSPTKRGKAEKASEASAPEAGAAPAAGTRSGPKPWAKLLSQCSQTPHVPIFGNQISVGNDKNSDIWLDDQTVSQELCILRRLEQGGSCELQVTGKNGEVAINKRKTGRDSKVPLIGGDEVVFGQCGKHAYIFQHPLRGNEVTAGSAGENNQRVVGSALENQSDCIRSSPSASLPPSGWQAFKDGLKQEILSPKDIEVTFDNFPYYLSESTKEILLSSAFIHMKKKSRKFLPKLSPLDQRILLSGPPGSEIYQERLIKALSKRFDARLLILDSLMLCGTSSKFGESIKDVRRDVAPSSSGDDIVGTSNRHTFEEASELRPDSSGGGVDSIALGKLIEVISEESKSSSLIVLLKDVEKSFTECRESHASLSELPAGVLIIGSQIHAENLKDQSHPGVPGLPRDIQALLDIIMETFPSNFPTKPMDSLKDRSKCPTKSMEHLNNLFPNKICIKLPQNEAQLSDFKKQLDCDTETLRAKANILNIRKFLISRGIECNEIECNDLQELPIKDQLLTNENLEKIVGYAISYHLHDSEPPNDGKWVLPIERLKHGFSMLQIAQSGAKRSKNALMDVVTENEFEKNLLSNIISPNDTGVTFANIGALDNLKDTLRELIMLPLQRSELYSKGQLTKPVKGILLFGPPGTGKTLLAKAVATEAGANFINVSMSSITSKWVGDQEKYVKAIFSLASKLSPAVIFVDEVDSLLGIRGGPREHEATRKMKNEFMIQWDGLHTKEQERVIVLGATNRPFDLDDAVIRRFPRRLMVSLPDKSNREKILKVILSKETLEPDVDLESIAKMADGYSGSDLKNLCVTAAHRPIREIIEKEKKEKSLAIAEGRPEPPLYGKKDIRPLGMDDLKFALGQVCASVPSDSETMAQISEWNDEFGSGSGSRKKKTLPTQQSTYFM